Proteins encoded in a region of the Augochlora pura isolate Apur16 chromosome 4, APUR_v2.2.1, whole genome shotgun sequence genome:
- the LOC144468832 gene encoding uncharacterized protein LOC144468832 yields the protein MRSVASYREARPTLSAPLFIVLAVFVTGVRGLSNVSIDIPLAVAAGTTVNMSCRYDLGSDTLYTVKWYKGSEFFRYILKEMPPIAVFGDLGGKVVKNQSDAHRVVLKDVQPNHTGRYRCEVSGDSPSFNTLSVFGYMHVASLPEGDPQIRVEKQRYAVGDTVRGNCTVPSGNPPANVTWTVNGVPVNASFTLNMTDKLGDNQQRMTIAGLDFEIIPDSFGNGRLHVICHAKVFHLYKKEASIDLMEERPRLASVLGTRESSHIGSAAKHIEGWFYINVAVTLLMCSLR from the exons gcGTCCGTGGACTTAGCAATGTGTCCATCGATATTCCATTGGCTGTAGCAGCTGGCACGACCGTCAATATGAGCTGCAGATACGATCTAGGGTCGGACACTTTGTACACGGTGAAATGGTACAAGGGCTCGGAATTTTTTCGTTACATCCTGAAAGAGATGCCGCCGATCGCCGTTTTCGGAGATCTGGGCGGCAAAGTTGTT AAGAATCAGAGCGACGCCCATCGAGTAGTTTTAAAGGACGTGCAGCCAAATCACACCGGCAGGTACCGTTGCGAGGTCTCCGGTGATTCGCCGTCGTTTAATACTTTAAGCGTTTTTGGTTACATGCACGTGGCCA GTCTTCCTGAGGGCGATCCCCAAATTAGAGTGGAGAAGCAACGTTACGCTGTCGGTGACACTGTTCGCGGTAACTGCACCGTTCCTTCGGGAAACCCACCAGCAAATGTGACGTGGACTGTCAATGGAGTGCCG GTGAATGCTAGTTTCACGCTGAACATGACGGACAAGCTCGGTGACAATCAGCAACGAATGACTATCGCGGGACTGGATTTCGAGATTATACCAGATAGTTTTGGCAACGGCAGATTACACGTGATCTGCCACGCCAAAGTCtttcatttgtataaaaaagaaGCCTCCATCGATTTGATGGAGGAACGGCCGCGTTTGGCATCTGTTTTAGGAACACGAGAATCTTCCCATATTG GCAGCGCAGCGAAACACATTGAAGGATGGTTCTATATTAACGTCGCAGTCACGTTGTTAATGTGCAGTCTGAGATAA
- the LOC144469035 gene encoding prefoldin subunit 5-like — MSDLLMTDLKHLRRLDLTSLDLQQLMGLRQQLDHELDFFQDSLQSLKTALYEFQDSETCLEKIPTLKENEILVPLTGSMYVTGRLKDRDNVLIDIGASYFTEKNVSEAKEYFNRKVDYVTEQMDKIEQLGLDKTKIRDQVVDIIEMKLQGPGFERILRGA; from the exons atgtcGGATCTGCTGATGACAGATTTGAAACACCTACGACGACTCGACTTAACGAGCTTAGATCTGCAACAATTGATGGGCCTGAGGCAGCAACTGGATCACGAGCTCGACTTCTTCCAGGACTCGTTGCAATCGTTGAAAACAGCGCTGTACGAATTCCAGGATTCGGAAACGTGTCTCGAAAAGATACCTACCTTAAAAG AAAATGAGATTCTCGTGCCGTTGACTGGCTCGATGTACGTCACGGGGAGATTAAAAGACAGAGACAATGTATTAATTGACATCGGAGCTTCGTATTTTACCGAAAAGAACGTTTCCGAGGCCAAAGAGTATTTCAATCGAAAAGTCGATTATGTCACCGAACAAATGGACAAGATAGAGCAACTGGGTCTCGACAAAACTAAAATCAGAGATCAGGTCGTAGATATCATCGAGATGAAGCTCCAAGGTCCAGGGTTCGAACGAATCTTGCGCGGTGCGTAA
- the LOC144468907 gene encoding iron-sulfur cluster assembly factor IBA57, mitochondrial, translated as MISLTKFDTMIVHVKSFVLPFCKVNKFGRIYTRFVKHGSSQASSKVLEHLKNRSLLQIRGDGASNFLQGLITNDMKHIDEGAANLYAMFLNIKGRVIYDVIIYKSPEDNVFYIECDSEAADSLQKHLKVYRVKRKIDIDNIGDKINVWALFNTVPYLNKSDAISSRQKLEGEIFPCGTLNNKSSKVIDNVMIYQDPRLLDLGNRILSDSSLAKNDIKKHLNSDVKIADDTLNYKALRYKLGIAEGVDDLPPGQPLPLEVNCDYLHGVSFYKGCYIGQELTARTYHTGVVRKRLMPLLFDQVPNKSISYDEKIVDETGKAIGKFRGSEKEYGLGLMRIKESLNAKSLSVLGIKLKISTPYWWPQEVQTESASADRK; from the coding sequence ATGATTAGTTTGACGAAATTCGATACAATGATTGTCCACGTCAAAAGTTTTGTTTTGCCATTTTGCAAGGTGAACAAATTTGGCAGAATCTATACGCGTTTCGTAAAGCACGGCTCCTCGCAAGCTTCATCAAAAGTCTTAGAGCACCTGAAAAATAGGAGTTTGTTGCAAATTAGAGGAGATGGAGCTTCGAATTTCCTGCAGGGATTAATTACAAACGATATGAAACATATTGATGAAGGTGCAGCCAATTTGTATGCTATGTTTCTTAATATAAAGGGTCGAGTGATTTAtgatgttattatatataaaagtcCAGAAgacaatgtattttatattgaatgcGATTCGGAAGCAGCGGATTCGTTGCAGAAGCACTTAAAAGTGTATCGCGTTAAAAGGAAGATAGATATAGATAACATAGGGGATAAAATAAACGTTTGGGCGTTATTTAACACTGTCccgtatttaaataaatctgatGCTATTAGTAGTAGGCAAAAGCTCGAGGGTGAAATATTTCCGTGCGGCACCCTCAATAATAAATCGAGCAAAGTGATAGATAACGTTATGATTTATCAGGACCCAAGACTTTTGGATTTAGGTAATAGAATTCTATCAGATTCGAGTCTCGCGAAAAATGATATCAAGAAACATTTGAATTCCGATGTGAAAATTGCTGATGacacattaaattataaagcgCTACGCTATAAACTCGGTATAGCGGAAGGTGTCGATGATTTACCACCCGGACAACCCTTACCCTTAGAAGTAAACTGTGATTATTTGCATGGAGTTAGTTTCTATAAAGGTTGTTACATCGGCCAAGAACTAACGGCGCGTACTTATCACACCGGCGTGGTAAGGAAACGTTTAATGCCGTTATTGTTCGACCAGGTTCCTAACAAATCTATTTCGTacgatgaaaaaattgtagatgAAACTGGTAAAGCGATAGGTAAATTTAGGGGAAGCGAAAAAGAGTATGGTTTGGGATTAATGAGAATCAAGGAATCTCTTAATGCTAAATCTCTTAGTGTATTaggtataaaattgaaaatatcgacACCTTATTGGTGGCCGCAGGAAGTACAAACTGAAAGCGCTTCGGctgatagaaaataa
- the LOC144468906 gene encoding uncharacterized protein LOC144468906 produces the protein MVKVTPENNKDHEDKLLHKQKDGFIQKNKNKKVKQTPMGKVTLINGSRTPKSGNDAKQQQLTKQMNSASKKSMEGNKEQKTKNDKKLQETPKRPKVELKEVSSDSDEDINEGIVLDEHSFVQESSEAASEDDDSDEDAGETKTNLPNILGTSLADDSDEDDDDYEEDEDDETMNKGVKMFKGVKSKDSTDTSEPDVSSDDDDEEGEEDDDDDDGDSDEEDENEDSEDENVSVNEDEDESDSGEEDEESDDEEEGDESAISWEAILGNSIVEDDEDDEDFNEPENIDEDDDDDISDEDEEEDESNSKANKKEKTKKKKGSLDDTLEKLKDDKKTIFVGNLPKEVTKKQLQQYFKKFGSIDTVRLRGIIGKSMGTSKKVAAIKKDLHPKLKSVFAYIKYKSEESATAALSMNGKIFDGNHIRVDLAGNSNEKHDVKKAVFIGNLHFNIEDNEVRKHFKSCGEIESIRIVRDNKTGIGKGFGYVNFKTEDAVALALELNGTLLRNREIRVQSCSENPKKENKTKPKKRTGSPNEDQNINKKIKNNEELAVAVHNKKSATRRLNEKGQKFDVKQTNPKQSKPFQGQTSDEKKKKKPSRSEKKKKAMAEKLAAKPKKP, from the exons ATGGTTAAAGTTACGCCTGAAAACAATAAAGATCATGAAGACAAATTACTTCATAAACAAAAAGATGGatttatacagaaaaataaaaataaaaaagttaagcAAACTCCTATGGGAAAAGTTACCCTGATTAACGGATCAAGGACACCGAAAAGTGGCAATGATGCTAAACAACAACAGTTGACCAAACAAATGAATTCAGCTTCGAAAAAATCAATGGAAGGCAATAAAGaacaaaaaacaaagaatGACAAAAAACTACAGGAAACTCCTAAGAGACCTAAAGTAGAGCTCAAAGAAGTTAGTTCTGATTCTGATGAAGATATTAATGAGGGAATTGTTTTGGATGAACACAGTTTTGTACAAGAAAGCAGTGAAGCTGCTAGTGAAGATGATGATTCTGATGAGGATGCAGGAGAAACTAAAACCAATCTGCCTAACATTCTTGGAACAAGTCTAGCAGATGATTCTGATGAAGACGATGATGATTATGAGGAAGACGAGGATGATGAAACCATGAATAAAGgggtaaaaatgtttaaaggaGTGAAATCGAAAGATAGCACAGATACGTCTGAGCCTGATGTCAGTagtgatgatgatgatgaagaaggagaagaagatgacgatgatgatgatggtgaTAGCGATGAAGAAGATGAAAATGAGGATAGCGAGGATGAAAATGTCTCTGTTAATGAAGATGAAGATGAAAGTGATTCAGgggaagaagatgaagaatcTGACGATGAAGAAGAAGGGGATGAATCTGCAATAAGCTGGGAGGCAATCCTTGGTAACAGTATTGTTGAGGATGATGAAGACGATGAAGATTTTAATGAGCCAGAGAACATTGATGaagacgatgatgatgatatcAGTGATGAAGATGAGGAAGAGGATGAAAGTAACAGCAAAgctaataaaaaagagaaaactaagaaaaagaaaggaagctTAGATGatactttagaaaaattgaaggatgacaaaaaaacaatatttgttgGAAACCTTCCAAAGGAAGtaacaaagaaacaattgCAACAGTACTTTAAAAAGTTTGGCAGTATTGACACTGTTCGTTTGAGGGGTATAATAGGAAAATCCATGGGTACATCTAAAAAAGTAGcagcaataaaaaaagatctCCATCCGAAATTGAAGTCCGTTTttgcatatattaaatataagtcAGAAGAATCGGCTACAGCAGCTTTGTCTatgaatggaaaaatttttgATGGAAATCATATAAGAGTAGATTTAGCTggaaattcaaatgaaaaacaTGATGTGAAAAAGGCTGTATTCATAGGAAATCTACATTTCA ATATTGAAGATAATGAAGTTAGGAAACATTTCAAGAGTTGTGGTGAAATAGAATCAATACGTATAGTTAGAGATAACAAGACTGGAATTGGTAAAGGATTTGGATATGTTAATTTCAAGACAGAGGATGCTGTTGCATTGGCATTAGAGTTAAACGGAACGCTACTTCGCAATCGCGAAATTCGAGTACAATCATGTAGCGAAAATCCgaagaaggaaaataaaacCAAACCGAAGAAGAGAACAGGTTCACCAAATGAAGatcagaatataaataaaaagataaaaaacaATGAAGAATTAGCTGTTGCT GTTCATAACAAGAAAAGTGCTACTAGGAGACTAAACGAGAAAGGACAGAAGTTTGACGTAAAACAGACTAATCCAAAACAATCAAAACCATTCCAAGGCCAAACTTccgacgaaaaaaagaaaaagaagccaAGTAGAtcggagaagaagaagaaagcaATGGCAGAGAAACTGGCTGCTAAACCCAAGAAGCCATAA
- the Ttll12 gene encoding tubulin tyrosine ligase-like 12 has protein sequence MDGIGLFKTFLQAHQPQLESYNVPKLFWESLFKKLQNQIFDSNLAFQLIRIDYSDDTKDPLDPIWKLFVSSDKGIRANDPNNIYLIDNAWAYDANSARENLTNVPGLLDRMCTLMGFDIEKEQDEKIDFVMNEMWRYNQSCNVNTMYGEVILSIWYIMDEVGSAINHSDTPNFRTVPFLYLPERAGYTLLFPIVDVEKGEEVTRDFVEGQTNDRRKREALLLPWKNECFLKDNFVQTEPEESYFLSGHTLESLPDDLKPEALLRDKGSKLKVYSQYSVINEYLTDPAFEITDQEVEADILWYTFHFKEFKELADSCPHIFVNQFPFEHVVTIKDLLSIVCRRKATQKPDSEKFQTNPVWLPITYNLSTELVQFVAYFENRRMLNMDNIWICKPCNLARGLDTDITQNLFHILRLPSTGPKIAQKYITDPVLYERPEIGNVKFDVRYVVMLRSVKPLKVFVYKNFFLRFANKEFALNNFDQYEQHFTVMNYLENAPICHLKCADFILEWEKQYPEFSWRDEIEPKIFEMLREVFEAAVSVNPPKGIAENPQSRAVYAVDLMLEWKRKKLNSREGMQPMLLEINFSPDCQRACEYYPNFYNDIFKCLFLDDINSEEILDLCPDSD, from the coding sequence ATGGACGGAATAGGATTGTTTAAAACTTTTCTTCAAGCACATCAACCTCAGTTAGAATCATATAATGTGCCAAAATTGTTCTGGGAGAGTTTGTTTAAAAAGCTACAAAATCAGATATTTGATTCAAATCTTGCATTTCAACTAATACGCATTGATTACAGTGATGATACCAAAGACCCATTAGATCCAATTTGGAAGCTCTTTGTCTCTTCCGATAAAGGTATTCGTGCTAATGatccaaataatatttatttgatagatAATGCGTGGGCTTATGATGCCAACAGTGCCAgagaaaatttaacaaatgtaCCGGGCCTCTTAGATCGTATGTGTACATTAATGGGTTTTGATATAGAAAAAGAGCAGGATGAAAAGATAGATTTTGTAATGAATGAAATGTGGAGGTACAATCAGTCATGCAATGTCAACACTATGTATGGAGAAGTCATATTGTCGATATGGTATATCATGGATGAAGTAGGTTCAGCTATAAACCATAGTGATACTCCAAATTTCAGAACAGTGCCTTTCTTATATTTACCAGAAAGGGCTGgctatactttattatttcccATCGTAGATGtggaaaagggagaagaagtCACTAGAGACTTTGTCGAAGGCCAAACCAATGACCGAAGGAAAAGAGAAGCATTACTGCTACCGTGGAAAAACGAATGTTTTCTAAAAGATAACTTTGTGCAAACAGAGCCAGAAGAAAGTTACTTTCTCAGTGGTCACACACTAGAAAGCTTACCAGACGATTTAAAACCTGAAGCTCTTTTAAGAGACAAAGGCTCGAAGCTAAAGGTTTATTCACAGTATTCAGtcataaatgaatatttaactgACCCAGCATTTGAGATAACAGACCAGGAAGTAGAGGCCGACATTTTGTGGTATACTTTCCATTTCAAGGAATTTAAAGAGCTGGCAGATAGTTGTCCACATATTTTTGTGAACCAATTTCCATTCGAACATGTTGTGACCATAAAAGATCTATTGTCTATTGTCTGTAGAAGAAAGGCAACGCAGAAACCAGACTCAGAAAAATTCCAGACCAACCCAGTCTGGTTGCCAATCACTTACAATCTAAGCACAGAGTTGGTCCAATTTGTCGCATACTTTGAGAACAGACGAATGTTAAACATGGACAACATCTGGATCTGCAAGCCATGCAATCTAGCTAGAGGTTTAGATACTGACATAACTCAGAATTTGTTCCATATTCTCCGGTTGCCCAGTACAGGACCAAAGATTGCCCAAAAGTACATCACAGACCCGGTCTTATATGAGAGGCCGGAAATCGGCAATGTCAAATTCGACGTGCGCTACGTCGTGATGCTGAGATCCGTGAAGCCGCTCAAGGTATTCGTTTACAAGAATTTCTTTCTTAGATTTGCAAACAAGGAATTCGCTTTGAATAACTTTGATCAGTACGAACAACACTTTACTGTGATGAACTACTTGGAGAATGCTCCAATCTGCCATCTGAAATGCGCCGACTTCATTCTCGAATGGGAAAAGCAGTACCCAGAATTCTCTTGGAGAGACGAGATCGAACCGAAGATCTTCGAAATGCTGAGAGAGGTTTTCGAGGCCGCGGTATCGGTGAATCCACCGAAGGGAATCGCGGAAAATCCTCAAAGCAGAGCCGTGTACGCTGTAGATTTGATGTTAGAGTGGAAAAGAAAGAAGTTGAATTCAAGAGAGGGTATGCAACCGATGCTTCTGGAGATCAACTTCTCGCCAGACTGCCAAAGGGCCTGCGAGTACTACCCCAATTTCTATAACGATATCTTTAAATGCCTTTTCCTGGACGATATCAATTCCGAAGAAATTCTTGATCTTTGTCCAGATTCCGATTAA